A genomic region of Melanotaenia boesemani isolate fMelBoe1 chromosome 13, fMelBoe1.pri, whole genome shotgun sequence contains the following coding sequences:
- the LOC121651945 gene encoding protein pitchfork-like: MKPTPPGRVVFGSSQKRRIFPVQNAPDRMGNQLSRPDAPHLGPGCYNNHEFGTIIQALQNKPGSQRGYGSCANTAARFIPTKQAVTPSPQQYQPDQNRSTVPPPGKTPFGSTARRFIRVPRTAEETPGPAVFYVHEVTHKKVSWPMCFGRPDWSKLPPLEKKSLRGKLTSERDFLKQRS; the protein is encoded by the exons ATGAAACCAACCCCTCCTGGCAGAGTTGTTTTTGGCAGCTCCCAGAAGAGAAGAATATTTCCAGTCCAGAATGCTCCAGACCGGATGGGGAACCAGCTCTCTCGGCCGGACGCTCCTCATCTGGGTCCGGGCTGCTACAACAACCATGAG TTTGGAACCATCATTCAAGCCCTCCAGAACAAACCTGGCAGTCAGAGGGGGTATGGCTCCTGTGCCAACACTGCGGCCCGCTTCATACCTACAAAG CAGGCGGTGACCCCTTCGCCACAGCAGTACCAGCCGGACCAGAACCGGTCCACAGTTCCTCCTCCTGGAAAAACACCTTTCGGATCAACTGCACGGAGATTCATACGTGTTCCACGAACAGCTGAGGAGACTCCAGG CCCAGCGGTCTTCTATGTCCATGAAGTGACCCACAAGAAAGTGAGCTGGCCCATGTGCTTTGGTAGGCCGGACTGGTCTAAGCTGCCTCCCTTAGAGAAGAAGTCCCTGAGGGGGAAG CTGACCAGTGAGAGGGACTTCCTGAAACAGAGAAGCTGA
- the LOC121651934 gene encoding V-type proton ATPase subunit S1-like, producing the protein MAGPTSSSGRSLMAFIFFFVACLTSGSATSHVPFLMWSSHSLPPLASPTAGHITSSKELGVYLTSTFGSGSHTVLLFLQDKLSKDDFTVFGGVFGNKEESAFKNLEAAVQSSAASVTLPALEWAGLSAIPAMLQETLVASPLLVDEDTLFHLNINTSVSNLLLISLPYCNELYKSCKEVLQDNDQIIGKVLSFMKSRGLPYTAIYTGLQPSRVISETSVPSQPVGRSLLQTVELEVKPPIMFNQSGSPCIMLWAQNLNISLSGSPSSNWIDLAAQTPSLTGSLCNGTNSVLVLNYASGYVLSFFMSQRFYPVSARNWFSLDSVQLQANGLAASFTGRRSIYAPAEYSFHCKSVSSFQDALLVPDPTSQNSSGWRLSFIDFQIQGFGLANGTNFSYASDCASFFTAGIWMGLLTALLMTLIFVYGLHMILQLNTMDRFDDPKGPSISVPQSE; encoded by the exons ATGGCAGGGCCGACGTCGTCCAGTGGAAGAAGTTTAATGgcgtttattttctttttcgtTGCCTGTTTAACCTCAGGAAGTGCTACTTCACACGTGCCTTTTCTTATGTGGTCCAGCCACAG TTTACCTCCACTGGCCTCACCCACAGCTGGTCATATAACATCCAGTAAAGAACTGGGTGTCTACCTGACGTCCACCTTTGGGTCTGGATCCCACACGGTGCTGCTGTTCCTGCAGGACAAG CTAAGTAAGGATGACTTCACGGTCTTTGGTGGAGTCTTTGGAAACAAGGAGGAAAGTGCATTTAAGAATCTTGAG GCTGCAGTCCAGTCGTCTGCTGCATCAGTGACACTTCCTGCGTTGGAGTGGGCGGGGCTCTCTGCCATCCCCGCTATGCTGCAAGAGACGCTCGTTGCTTCACCTCTTCTCGTAGATGAAGACACTCTTTTCCACCTAAATATCAACACATCCGTCAGCAACCTGCTGCTCATCAGTCTGCCATACTGCAACGA gttgtacAAATCATGCAAAGAAGTCCTACAGGACAATG ATCAAATTATTGGAAAAGTTCTGAGTTTCATGAAGTCAAGAGGTCTTCCATACACCGCCATATACACAGGACTTCAGCCTTCAAGA GTCATTTCAGAAACGTCTGTGCCGAGCCAGCCGGTGGGCCGGTCTTTACTGCAGACGGTAGAACTGGAAGTGAAGCCGCCCATCATGTTTAATCAGTCTGGTAGCCCTTGTATAATGCTGTGGGCCCAGAATCTCAACATCAGCCTCTCTGGGTCCCCCTCCTCAAACTGGATTGACCTTGCTGCACAAACCCCTTCTTTGACAGGATCCCTGTGTAATGGCACTAACTCAGT GCTTGTGCTGAATTATGCATCGGGCTACGTTCTGAG TTTCTTCATGAGTCAGCGTTTCTATCCGGTGTCTGCTCGAAACTGGTTCAGCCTGGACTCTGTGCAGCTGCAGGCGAACGGCTTGGCTGCATCCTTTACTGGGAGGCGCAGCATCTACGCCCCTGCAGAGTATTCCTTCCACTGCAAGTCCGTCAGCAGCTTCCAGGACGCCCTGCTGGTCCCGGACCCCACCAGTCAGAACTCATCTGGGTGGAGGCTCAGCTTCATCGACTTCCAG ATTCAGGGCTTTGGTTTGGCCAACGGAACTAACTTCTCTTATGCGAGCGACTGTGCCAGCTTCTTCACGGCAGGGATCTGGATGGGCCTGCTCACGGCGCTGCTCATGACGCTCATCTTTGTGTATGGACTTCACATGATCCTGCAGCTGAACACCATGGATCGATTCGATGATCCAAAAGGTCCGTCCATTTCTGTGCCTCAGTCGGAGTGA
- the taf8 gene encoding transcription initiation factor TFIID subunit 8, whose protein sequence is MADPAVASGGSLNSGGRSVGAKAASSPAENYLLARRRTLQVVVSALLTESGFESAEKAAVETLTEMMQSYITEIGRCAKAYCEHTARSIPTLSDTVVTLIEMGFNVDTLPVYAKRSQRMVITAPPVTNAPVTPKSLSAGQKRTHPPHIPSYFPEFPDPHTYIKTPTFREPVSEYQVVREKAATQRRDVERALTRFMAKTGETQSLFKDDVTAFPLIAARPSVIPYLSALLPSELELQSLEETDSSEQDDQTDGENVAGNIITDDPGADKENSMLPPSGVVPSSKASEENMIDNPYLRPVKKPKVRRKK, encoded by the exons ATGGCGGATCCCGCGGTCGCGTCGGGAGGGTCGCTGAATTCAGGCGGA CGCAGCGTTGGAGCCAAAGCAGCATCCAGTCCGGCAGAGAACTACCTGTTGGCCCGCCGCCGCACGCTGCAGGTGGTTGTTAGCGCGCTCCTCACCGAGAGTGGCTTCGAGAGCGCAGAGAAGGCGGCGGTGGAGACGCTCACAGAGATGATGCAGAGCT atataacTGAAATAGGTCGATGTGCTAAAGCATATTGTGAACACACAGCCAGGAGTATCCCAACCCTGTCAGACACGGTGGTGACCCTCATCGAGATGG GTTTCAATGTGGACACCCTGCCTGTGTACGCCAAACGATCTCAGAGGATGGTCATAACTGCCC CTCCCGTCACCAACGCACCCGTGACTCCTAAATCGTTGTCAGCTGGGCAGAAGCGCACGCATCCACCGCACATTCCCAGCTACTTCCCAGAGTTCCCAGACCCCCACACCTACATCAAAACACCC ACTTTCAGGGAGCCGGTGTCAGAATACCAGGTGGTGCGAGAGAAGGCGGCAACCCAGAGGAGAGACGTGGAACGAGCCCTCACACGATTCATGGCCAAGACCGGAGAAACTCAGAGCCTCTTCAAAGACGACGTCACTGCCTTCCCAT tgATCGCAGCGCGGCCAAGCGTCATCCCGTACCTGAGCGCCCTCTTACCCTCGGAGCTGGAACTGCAGAGTCTGGAGGAAACTGACTCATCTGAGCAGGATGACCAGACGGACGGCGAGAACGTGGCAGGAAACATCATCACG gATGATCCAGGCGCTGACAAAGAGAACTCCATGCTTCCTCCCAGCGGCGTCGTTCCGTCTTCCAAGGCCAGCGAGGAGAACATGATTGACAACCCGTACCTCCGGCCGGTCAAGAAACCCAAAGTGAGGAGGAAGAAATGA
- the g0s2 gene encoding G0/G1 switch protein 2 isoform X1, translating to MVQTSGRKFRICSELQPVIKYKKMENSDNIILFAKEMLRQGPSRSMLKIYMLGSTLAMLGMVGGLVEMVFLPFMDSHVTEEEQAKFFLEKKKERKQVLKLQSTLVHTEAEAMLGVVLSEAKAKHLGTAVQRSSANRLHAS from the exons ATGGTTCAAACCTCTGGGAGAAAGTTCAGGATCTGCTCTGAGCTGCAGC cagtcaTCAAATAtaagaagatggaaaacagtGACAACATCATCCTGTTTGCTAAGGAAATGCTGAGACAGGGGCCCAGCAGGAGCATGCTGAAGATCTACATGCTCGGCTCGACTCTGGCAATGCTCGGAATGGTTGGAGGGCTGGTGGAAATGGTTTTCCTGCCCTTTATGGACAGCCATGTCACTGAAGAGGAACAAGCCAAGTTTTTCctggagaagaagaaggaaaggaAGCAGGTGTTGAAATTGCAGTCTACCTTGGTTCATACTGAAGCTGAAGCCATGCTGGGAGTGGTGTTGTCTGAGGCCAAGGCCAAACATCTGGGAACAGCTGTGCAGAGAAGCTCAGCCAACCGCCTCCATGCTTCTTAA
- the g0s2 gene encoding G0/G1 switch protein 2 isoform X2 translates to MVQTSGRKFRICSELQLIKYKKMENSDNIILFAKEMLRQGPSRSMLKIYMLGSTLAMLGMVGGLVEMVFLPFMDSHVTEEEQAKFFLEKKKERKQVLKLQSTLVHTEAEAMLGVVLSEAKAKHLGTAVQRSSANRLHAS, encoded by the exons ATGGTTCAAACCTCTGGGAGAAAGTTCAGGATCTGCTCTGAGCTGCAGC tcaTCAAATAtaagaagatggaaaacagtGACAACATCATCCTGTTTGCTAAGGAAATGCTGAGACAGGGGCCCAGCAGGAGCATGCTGAAGATCTACATGCTCGGCTCGACTCTGGCAATGCTCGGAATGGTTGGAGGGCTGGTGGAAATGGTTTTCCTGCCCTTTATGGACAGCCATGTCACTGAAGAGGAACAAGCCAAGTTTTTCctggagaagaagaaggaaaggaAGCAGGTGTTGAAATTGCAGTCTACCTTGGTTCATACTGAAGCTGAAGCCATGCTGGGAGTGGTGTTGTCTGAGGCCAAGGCCAAACATCTGGGAACAGCTGTGCAGAGAAGCTCAGCCAACCGCCTCCATGCTTCTTAA